gtgtcacaggaaccggtttctttgatgaactactttccaataagggagcaggtacagttacctcatcaagttctactttcctcccactcacttctttcgagagaaactccttctctagaaaggatccattcttagcaatgaatgttttgccttcggatctgtgataaaaggtgtacccaacagtctcctttgtgtatcctatgaagaaacacttctccgatttgggttcgagcttatcaggttgaagctttttcacataagcatcgcagccccaaactttaagaaacgacaactttggtttcttgccaaaccacagttcataaggcgtcgtctcaacggatttagatggtgccctatttaacgtgaatgcagccgtctctaaagcataaccccaagatgatagcggtaaatcagtaagagacatcatagatcgcaccatatctagtaaagtacgattacgacgttcagacacaccattacgctgtggtgttccgggtggcgtgagttgcgaaactattttgcattgtttcaaatgaagaccaaactcataactcaaatattctcctccacgatcagatcatagaaactttattttcttcttacgatgattttccacttcactctgaaattctttgaacttttcaaatgtttcagacttatgtttcattaagtagatatacccatatctgctcaaatcatctgtgaaggtgagaaaataacgatacccgccgcgagcctcaatattcatcggaccacatacaacagtatgtatgatttccaacaaatctgttgctcgctccattgttccggagaacggcgttttagtcatcttgcccatgaggcatggttcgcaagtaccaagtgattcataatcaagtgattccaaaagtccatcagtatggagtttcttcatgcgctttacaccagtatgacctaaacggtagtaccaagtgattcataatcaagtgattccaaaagtccatcagtatggagtttcttcatgcgctttacaccaatatgacctaaacggcagtgccacaaataagttgcactatctatcaactctgcatcttttggcttcaatattatgaatatgtgtatcactactatcgagatttaacaaaaatagaccactctttaagggtgcatgaccataaaagatattactcatataaatagaacaaccattattctctgatttaaatgaataaccgtctcgcatcaaacaagatccagatataatgttcatgcttaacgctcgcaccaaataaaaattattcaggtctaaaactaatcccgaaggtagatgtagaggtagcgtgccgactgcgatcacatcgactttggaaccatttcccacgcgcatcgtcacctcgtccttagccaatcttcgcttaatccgtagtccctgtttcgagttgcaaatattagcaacagaaccagtatcaaatacccaggtgctactgcgagcattagtaaggtacacatcaataacatgtatatcacatatacctttgttcaccttgccatccttcttatccgccaaatacttggggcagttccgcttccagtgaccaatctgTTTGTAGTAGAAGCtcttagtttcaggcttaggtccagatttgggtttcttctcctgagcagcaacttgtttgatgttcttcttgaagttccccttcttctttcctttaccctttttcttgaaactggtggtcttgttgaccatcaacacttgatgctccttcttgatttctacctccgcagtctttagcattgcgaagagctcgggaattgtcttatccatcccttgcatattatagttcatcacaaagctcttgtagcttggtggcagtgattgaagaattctgtcaatgacactatcatccggaagattaactcccagttgaatcaagtgattgttatactcagacattttgagtatatgttcactgacagaactattctcctccatcttgcagctgtagaacttactggagacttcatatctctcaattcgggcatttgcttgaaatattaacttcaacgcctggaacatctcatatgctccatgacgttcaaaacgtcattgaagtcccggttctaagccgtaaagcatggcacactgaactatcgagtagtcatcagcttttctctgccagacgttcttaacgttgtcagttgcatctgcagcaggcctggcacccagcggtgcttccaggacgtgattcttctgtgcatcaatgaggataatcctcaagttacggacccagtccgtgtaattgctaccatcatctttcaactttgctttctcaaggaatgcattaaaattcaacggaacaacagcacgggccatctatctacaacaacatagacaagcaaaatactatcaggtactaagttcatgataaattaaagtttaattaatcatattacttaagaactcccacttagatagacatccctcaaatcatctaagtgatcacgtgatccatctcaactaaaccatgtccgatcatcacatgagatggagtagttttcaatggtgaacatcactatgttgatcatatctactatatgattcacgcttgacctttcggtctcagtgttccgaggccatatctgcatatgctaggctcgtcaagtttaacccgagtattctgcgtgtgcaaaactggcttacacccgttgtatttgaacgtagagcttatcacacccgatcatcacgtggtgtctcggcacgacgaactttcgtaacggtgcatactcagggagaacacttataccttgaaatttagtgagagatcatcttataatgctaccgtcaatcaaaccagaataagatgcataaaggataaacatcacatgcaatcaatataagtgatatgatatggccatcatcatcttgtgcctttgatctccatctccaaagcaccatcatcatcaccatcgtcaccggcgcggcaccttgatctccatcgtagcatcgttgtcgtctcgccaactattgcttctacgactatcgctaccgcttagtgataaagtaaagcaattacagggcgattgcattgcatacaataaagcgacaaccatatggctcctgccagttgccgataactcggttacaaaacatgatcatctcatacaataaaatatagcatcatgccttgaccatatcacatcacaacatgccctgcaaaaacaagttagacgtcctctactttgttgttgcaagttttacgtggctgctacgggctgagcaagaaccgttcttacctacgcatcaaaaccaaaacgatatttcgtcaagttagtgttgttttaaccttcacaaggaccgggcgtagtcacactcggttcaactaatgttggagaaattgacacccgtcagccacctgtgtgcaaagcacgtcggtagaaccagtctcgcgtaagcgtacgcgtaatgtcggtccgggccgcttcatccaacaataccgccgaaccaaagtatgacatgctggtaagcagtatgacttgtatcgcccacaactcacttgtgttctactcgtgcatataacatctacgcataaacctggctcggatgccactgttggggaacgtagtaatttcaaaaaaattcctatgcacacgcaagatcatggtgatgcatagcaacgagaggggagagtgttgtccacgtaccctcgtagaccgaaagcggaagcgttagcacaacgcggttgatgtagttgtacgtcttcatgattcgaccgatccaagtaccgaacgcacggcacctccgagttcagcacacgttcagctctgGCGTCCCGCGAGCttcgatccagcaaagcttcgccggagagtttcgtcagctcgacggcgtgatgacgttgatgatgatgctatcgacgcagggcttcgcctaagcaccgctacgatatgatcgaggtggattatggtggagggggcaccgcacacggctgggagagatcaacagatcaacttgtgtgtctagaggtgccccctgcccccgtatataaaggagcaagggggaggccggccggccccttgtGGGCGCGTcgggaggaggagtcctcctcctagtaggagcaggactcccctctttcctactcctactaggaggaggaaaggaagggggagagggagaaggaaaggggggcgccccccctctcctagtccaattcggaccagagggggaggggcacgcggcctgccctaggccagccctctctctctccactaaggcccataaggcccactatttctcccggggggtttcggtaaccctccggcactccggttttctccgaaaccacccggaacacttccggtgtccgaatatagtcgtccaatatatcgatctttacgtctcgaccatttcgtgactcctcgtcatgtccgtggtcatatccgggactccgaactaccttcggtccatcaaaacacaaaaactcataataccgatcgtcaccgaactttaagcgtgcggaccctacgggttcgagaactatgtagacatgaccgagacacgtctccggtcaataaccaatagcggaacctggatgctcatattggctcctacatattctacgaagatctttatcggtcaaaccgcataacaacacacgttgttccctttgtcatcggtatgttacttgcccgagattcgatcgtcggtatctcaatacctagctcaatctcgttaccgtcaagtctctttactcgttacgtaatgcatcatcccgtaactaactcattagtcacattgcttgcaaggcttattgtgatgtgcattaccgagagggcccagagatacctctccgataatcggagtgacaaatcctagtctcgatctatgccgactcaacaagtaccatcggagacacctgtagagcacctttataatcacccagttacgttgtgacgtttggtggcacacaaagtgttcctccggtaatcgggagttgcataatctcatagtcataggaacatgtataagtcatgaagaaagcaatagcagtaaactaaacgatcaagtgctaagctaacggaatgggtcaattttcaggtctattaaaccaaaaatacaaaaataccttgctgcaatttattctcatttattttatttggcgttcgatctatcaatctactacaatttattcacgttcgtttgcctatcttgaggcgcagctacccgaaagggatcgataaccccttttacacgccgggttgcgagtatttgttatttgtgtgcacgtgctgtttacgttgtgttgcttggttctcctactggttcgatagccttggtctcataactgagggaaatacctaccgccgttgtgctgcatcatcccttcctctttcgggaaataccaacgtagcttTAAGCCGCATCAATTCTCATCACTCCcgtcctactaacactcagcagATAATGATTTCCTTAAGCTTGTGGACCGGTAGGTTCGGTAACTCACAGACACGAACGAAACCGTTCATTCAATGACCGGCGGTGGGACCGTGGACGTCCGTATCGATCCCTATGAGCACatgaatgatattcgagtgaatctttggttatcatgtgatgttccctatgcttcgcgatactttacaaaaccctGGATGTATCGGTATCCTCCTAAGTCATCACCATGCTCACAATACCGAATTCGTTGTTACcgattttgttcttctttctcgttattgTGTTCCGGCATACCCGTGACATGGTCActtgtgtctggccagacgatgattgATGCCGTCccaccgagagggccctaagaatatctctccatcgtcggaggagcaaatcccactctcgagctatctggccacttgtcaaactttctgatgaacctgtaagttatcattatgatcaccgtgttacaggtaacgtttgagcaaccccaaagcccaCACCGTACGGTAAGAAGTGACCATGATACTCTCATTGTCTAAGGAGAAATATCACATGTTAACATTCCGTATTATTACAATTGAATGCAGATGATATTAACTCAATTCATAACAAACAAGggtgggtcgattcaatatgatcgttcttccaaTGTCATagtctcaatgttgttttaggactatcgttacacttaacgatGTCCTAAAATCcggaaaacatgatcaccaacaacacttgagctagtcttagaggcgatATTAGGAACCTTTTATTtaccgtttatcattccacacgtgcatatgagttttccactgaatcgcatattccaggatcatagcagttatagcatagaatataaactcttaactatacatatggaaatataatattacaaatattattgcctctagggcatattttcaatAATATTTTTAACTAAAAACGAAACCGGATTAGTCTATAGCCGGCACGGCGGGTCTCCAACACCGTCCCCATGACCGGCAGCGGCGAGCCCTGGAGGTACATGCTTCAGTGCAAAGGACGGCTCCCTTCCCCACCGCTCATCGGAGTGGAACCGCTGCCTAATGCTTCAGCCGGAGAGGAACGGTCCCTACGCTGCACGGACCAAAGTTGATTCTTGGGTAAGGGGACGACGCTGGCCGGCGAGAGGGCAAGTTGAATCGACTGTGTATGCcggcggtggccttcctgggacccaagcggcgggcggcgtcggtctcctgtgttctacttctcctcgatgatggcggcgggcgCGGACGTGCGGGCCGCCACCTCGTCGACATCCGCACAAACGGCTTCTTTCTTTGCCTGCATGGTGCGGCTACGCGCGCATCGACGGCGGATGACGCGGTCGCGGGCATTGGAGGCGCAGTACGACGCGGGGTCATCAATGGCAGCGACGATGCCCGTGCTACTGTGCTCCCCGCCGTGCCGGCCTGGAGCAACTCGTCACTCCTCCGCGAGCTGGCTTGCAGCGGCGCGTTGCTGAACCACGcaccggcttggggcggcaacttgCTCCGTCGGGCTTGGAGGTggagcagcgagctgcctcgcttgTATCCGGCGGGCTCGGTGGGCCACCCAGCCGACTTTTATGCCAGAGAACTACTCTTCCGGCTCGTCAGATGCCATCaaaagagtggagaaaatggtggaaggaggagacGGGGAGCGGCGGAttggtgcgattcttgcccggcatctggccttgtttaaatagagggcggacgggaggagcttgCCCGGCGTTGTGTTTAATGCCGGCCCCCTCGTGAACGGACATGTGGCCGGAGTAGATTTCTCGGCTTCCACGCTTGTTTAATGAAGGTGTTTGAATGCGGCGTGTGGAGGCCGTGTTCAACCAGCCGTGCAGCGGGCCGCCCTCGGCCAGTGTGCCGATTCAATGGCGgaggcagtgagaggtcgcgtccgccctAAAGCGCCAGTGCGCCACTTCAGTGGCGGAGGCAGTGAGACGCCGCGTCCGCCGTGAAGCATTTTCAATATGGAGCGACGCACTCTAGAGCGGCATGAATGCCGGCATCTAGGCGACGGACGGAAAGCGCGCGCAGGGGGAGGTTTTTTTGGTGGGCCAGGATGGTCAGAAGCGGACGTGAcagcggtccggactcccgcaaactTTCCTCACGTTTTTCTCCTGTTTACGAGAGAAAAAACGTCCGAACCGTACCGCGGACCGATACAGGATCACGTTGGATGGCTTTCGCGGTCCGGACAGCACGATCGGGGCTGATGTAGGAGGTTTGCGGGTCGGCATTAGTGATGCCCTTAGAGGTGTACTGGAAACAATGAAACTGTGCACGTACGCTGCATTGCCTACCTATATACCACACAGACTGCATAAAAACACGAGCGCTACATATGGTATGCTGGTCATGCAACGCCACCGATCGCCGAGTTGACAGCACTAGCTCCTGTGCGCAAATTCCAACCAAACAACGGAACAAGGACGCCGCGCCAGATCCAGCGCCACATCACCGGAGCGTACACGACAGACAGAATACACAACCTGCACTGCACTGCCCTGCCCGCAGCCCGGCCGGCCTGTCCATCGCGCGCGATTGATCGACGGCACCGCCCCGGCCAGCCAGACGCGCGCCGTCTCCCTCCCTCCGGCCGGCCGGGGCCAGGCAGACCCGCGTATATGCAGAGGACAACTGGGCGCCAAGCGCAACGCGACGGGTCGCGAAAGCAGAGGCGCGCATGCGCTTGCACGCGGCCGTGAGCGATCAATCCATCATCTCTCCATCGATCCAAACCAAACCAAACCGGGCCGCGCAGGGGTGGTTTCGTTCGCCGGACCGCATGATTACTGCCGCCCCCCGTCCCCAACGGAGGAGGTATcgtccggcgcccgcgcgctAGCGGACACCGCCGGGAAATTATCGCCGCGCTACGCTCCGGGGGCGGGGGGGCGCAGTGATGAGTGATCGTACTCTGCATCTGCATGCATGGAGGAGGCGACGTGCGCGCCTGATCGGTCGATCGACGCGACCCGCCCGCCCGCGCGGCCGGCCGGCCATCATTATTCGACGGAAGAGTACGTCTCATCGTCATCGGCATCGGCATCCCTGGAATGGAACAAACGATATGCGTAGGTGTGTGATAGGATAGGACCTGTCATGCTACCACAGCAATGCATCGAGGATACTTCAATTATTATTAGGATTATTCTGCGAAAAATCAAAGATCATATATTAAGTAGCACAGACAGAGTATAGCATAAAACTACAAGCTTTGGGGCTAGGGTTCCAAAACCTACCTGCTTTTTAAAATTCGCTCATAACTACCGCAAAATTGGTTTTTTGTTTCAAAAAACTACAACTTTCTGCTAGGGATTGATTGGGCCGGAACTGATCGTGATTATAATAGGGATGGCCCACACGTCAGAGCTGACGTGGCATCAAAGTCCACTCTGTTAGGTTGACCGATATGCTGAATgttatgacatgtggggttcgcCCATCAGTATCGACATAAAAAAAATTCCCAAATCCAAAAAAAAGGCTGAGAAGATAGAGCTCGTCACCTTTGGCTATGCCCCTACCCTGCCTCACGCACGCCATCTTCTGCCATGGAGAGGCATCTCCATCCACTCGACAGCCTGCCAGGGGAGCTAGGGAGGTGTTGGGCGGCGAGGGAGCTCTGTCGGCAGGGGAGGTGAGGGAGCTCTGCCGACGGGGGAAGGTGAGGAGCCTTTGCCGATAGGGTAGGCCAGGGGGCTCTGTCGGCAGGGGGCAGGGGGCACCGGTGTCGAGCTCCTCTGGACCGCGCCTATCCATGGAGCGCCGCCGCCTGTCAAGCTTTGCTGGACCGTGACCATCCACTGCAATAGCCGACAAGCATCCCTACAAACTGCCGTGCGAGCCTGCCTCGAGTGTACAACCACCACGACCATGAGTGTTGGGATTACTGGCACCAGCCGGTGGTGCACGATTGCGTAAGAATCTTATGATAGAATGTGTAGGAAATAAAAGTACATTTATCATATGTACCCAATTATCTATCAATACGTACATCCCTCGACAAGGgctcctttgattcaaaggattctcataGGAATTTGAATTTCGGAGGATTAAAATCCTTAGGGACTTTTTCTATATTGGTTGTTTGATTCATAAGATTGAATCTAATAGGATTTCCCCCCTAAGGATTCCTTTGTACCATATTCCATAGGAATTTTAGCATCCACTAAAACCCCTTTGAAATAACCTTTTCTTATATGATGCAATCAAATAGACCAAAATCTTGTAGGATTGAAATGGTCATGACATGATAATCCATACGGGTGTGGGCCCCTCCTCCTTCCCTAATGTAAGCAGAAAATTATGCCACCTAACGTCAATCCATAGAATGTGTAGAACCTTGCTCGTAACTCTAACATTACCCGTCTTCACATTTCAATTCTgtgtttttcctattcctgcaTTTTCAGAATCCTGTGAGTGAAGGCCCTAACGTCAATCCATAGAATGTTTAGGTGGCTACATGCTGTCCAAGTATCTTTAGTTACACTCCTTCTCCCTCCCAATGTTTCCTTTGGTTCCGAAGGGTACACGTACGTACGTTGGCAATAGACACTGGTGCCGATCAGCAATGGCGGGGGATCCGGGGACGGCGAGGTATGGGAACCGGGATCGAACTGGCCGGGGGGTCGGTGTTCTAGCAGCTGGAGGTATAGCTGAGATCGAAGGCCGAGAGCGTGACAGGTGGGGATAACGTGAGAGAAGGAAGGGCTCTCGATCTATCTAGGATCCGGTGCATGCCATGCCATGcatacaatgcatgcatgcatgcacggcGGATCAGTGTGTAGGTTCAGGGCACAGAGGCTGCATGCCTGCCCGTTGTTTGTTGGTAGTGATCGATGCATGCACCGTACGCTTGCCGagtcgctgacacataatttctcaaaataaaaataaaaattgagAGATGCCGATCCATGCATGATTTGATTAGATCTTACATTAGCTTGATCGAGGTGGTTCGGTAAATGTCATGTCGGGGTAGTAGGTAACTAGCCTCCCCATTTGTGATGCAAATATATATGGTCGATTTTCTAGGCCAAGAGTACTTATCATGATCGGTTTTTGTACTACTCCATGCACGACACACATTTCTTAGCTACACACCCAATTCAAGTGATGCACAAGCTAGTGTGAGCATATGATTGAGCGGAGGCCCCACCCGTGGATTCTGTCAATAATCAAACTCAAGCTGTCAAGCATGGATTAGGACATTGACACAGATTAGTTTGTATTCGCGTAACTATTATACGACACACATGATGTAAGTGTACCCGGTGATGGATCGATGGATGGCCCATGCATGATGACATAAACATAATTGCGACGGAACAGTAAGCTGTGACACGGCCGGTCCCTTTCTGGCAAACAAAGGAAAGGAAACACCTACGCACAGTACCTGGCTGAACATCCACACATGCGCACACATGCATGTACTACTACTCCTACGCCCGCGCCCACAAGGCCAGAGCCAGAGGAATCAGAATACGCAAAGCTTGCTTGTCGCACCAAGTCCAGGTCTTAAAAGTAGACGGGAAAGAGCAAGATATAGTACGCATAAATAATGAGTTTTGATCCTTACAGGAGAGGGAGTGATCATAAATTAATACTCCACAGAAAGAGCAGTCAGCATGCAAGGACGGAGGTCGCACTGTTTGTGCCCCTTGTCTTCTCCCCCTTGGCATAGCATGCGATCTGGGCCTACGACTCTGCCATTTTTTGGGGGGTGGACAAGCATGATCTCATTTTAGAACAAACAGCATAGAATAATGGTGTAACTCAAAACCTACCCCCTGGAAAGCGTGAACTTGCTCCAATAGTCCAACCGCACCGAGTAAAAAACAGAATCCGCGTGCAACCACAAAGGCTAATAGGCTATAGGCTAGGTATAAGTAATATTATTTATTTACACCGATCCTTAACTCATCATCTGGCAGGTCGATTGGTTGGAGCACTACTTGGCCACACAGCAACCAAACAACAGAAAACATCAAAGCCACCCCAACCCCTACGCACACGACGGCACACGGCTCCACGGCGCAAAACCCCAAGCCATCTAGCGAGCTAGGGTTTCGTTCGTACATTAACTATGAAAATCAAGAACCGGAGTGGGAATAGAATGCGCTGCCATGCATGGATATACACTCCTACTACATGGATCGATGGGCCAGCTTATCTTAACATAACATAACATAACCTTGGTGATCGATGAGCTGATGAGCAGCTCCTGTCCCAGTCGAGCCGAGGGTCGTCCACGTCCATGACATCAAACAAGGCAACGATAAACATTGGGGAACAAGGAGGGCGGGGACAAGGAGGGCTCGCATGCAACCAACCCTTCCGAGTTTAAGAGAAAAACGAAAAAGAAGAGAGGCGTCAAGGGTTAGAGGACAAAGAGCACCACGAAATCCTATACGACCATATTCCTCCCCGCTGTCTCGCGCCAAGCGCTAGCCTCCAGGGCCCTTTGTACTACTTCCCCGGCCTCACCCGACTTTAAAAAGTGGCGCCTCACATCCAATCACCAAACCAAACCCAACCCAACCCACGACCACTACACTAGCGCTAGCTAGCTGCACGCGCCACACCATCCATGTCCGTGTCCATGTCCATGCATACACCCTACCCCGGCCCGGAGGCATTTTCCCGCTTGGACTTTCCACCCCTCGCCCTGATTCCCTTCCCTTTCTTCCTCCTCGAACCGCTTTAGCTTGCCAGCAAAGTGGACGGGCCTTGGATTGGATCCCTTGGATTTGAGTTGGCGCGGAAACACATGCAATCACTATACATACCCAAACGAACGCATCATCATGAGTAGCCAGTAGCTAGCCAGTGTGAGAGTATTAGTGCAAGAGGACACACGATCTATGCTATGCAAACCCCCCATGCCTGATGCCTCACCCCCCTCGCATACATATATACACCCCGGCCTGCCCCCTCCAACCTTCCCTCAACCAGTGATCGGTCCATTTGCGGCTTGCTTGCTAGCTCCAACCAGACCAAACAGCGCCACCCCTCCCTCTCGCATCGCACACTCGCATACCCACCTAGCTAGCTCTACCCACTACAAGTGAGCTAAGCCAGTCCTAGCTCTGCAACAAGAAGCACTTGCGGGCCAGCTACTCGTAAGCAAGTCCATCTCTCCGATGAGAAGGCAGGGGCGCAATGAGGCCTCCCCGTCGATCATCCACACGTCCTCCATAGCCCTCCTCCAGGAGCGGTTCAGGAACCTGCAGAGGGTCAAGGAGATGCGGGAGGGGAGGGAGCTGCAGCGGGTGCACCACTCCGCCGACGCCGCCGACCGCGCCGGCTCCCCGTTGCCGCCCGCGCCTCTGGACCTTGGCCTGCAGCCGACGGCGGCCAGCGGCGACGAGCGGCCGAGGTGGTTCTTGCACCCGGACCTGGTGCGGCCGTCCAGGCCCCTGCACGGCGCGTCCGCCTACAGCGGGTTCGGCGGCGGCAACAGCGGCGTCCAGCAGGCGTCGcagcccgcggcggcggcggcgggctcgtgGGGGGAGGTGCCGAGAATGCAGAATTCAGGCTATAGGGGTGATGTAGACGTGGACACCTCGCTTCATCTGTAATATCGTCTACGTACGTACGCCGTCCCTGCTGCGGGCTGCGGCTAGCTGTTCTTTGGTTATTTTGTACGTACGGCTTGTAAGCTCCGGACTTATTTGCAGTACCACTAGTTATTACCTGCTGTTGGGTTACTATAATTTGAGGTCTCCCAGTCCCAGCTAGTCACACTACTTTACATATCTGAACCTTCAAGGCGCGCGCATATGCTTGCTTGCTTAATTAGCATGTCCATTATTAGGATGGTCGATGTTGACACATGCAT
This genomic window from Aegilops tauschii subsp. strangulata cultivar AL8/78 chromosome 4, Aet v6.0, whole genome shotgun sequence contains:
- the LOC109772879 gene encoding uncharacterized protein — encoded protein: MRRQGRNEASPSIIHTSSIALLQERFRNLQRVKEMREGRELQRVHHSADAADRAGSPLPPAPLDLGLQPTAASGDERPRWFLHPDLVRPSRPLHGASAYSGFGGGNSGVQQASQPAAAAAGSWGEVPRMQNSGYRGDVDVDTSLHL